The Pochonia chlamydosporia 170 chromosome 1, whole genome shotgun sequence genome window below encodes:
- a CDS encoding late endosomal/lysosomal adaptor and MAPK and MTOR activator domain-containing protein: MGICQSCLGRRDKDDYVESEENRLLYDDANGMQYGSFNDPAMSGDDTLEAQREHEALQRVVAKTSNNMVDVFEIGPQDSSGRGGTSTPFAYAGQGARVARYQHLVSKLSTEDDPSAHGVKVDWLTDDDDNLELQSNTAASIKTIDEDAVGPLVGTFADAAAAMN, from the exons ATGGGGATTTGCCAGTCTTGCTTAGGCCGGCGTGATAAGGACGACTATGTAGAG AGCGAAGAGAACCGACTCTTGTATGACGATGCCAATGGAATGCAGTATGGCAGTTTCAACGACCCCGCCATGAGCGGCGACGACACGCTGGAAGCACAACGCGAACACGAAGCCCTACAAAGGGTGGTAGCTAAAACTTCCAA TAATATGGTGGATGTATTCGAGATTGGCCCTCAGGATTCCTCCGGCCGAGGCGGCACGTCTACTCCATTCGCCTACGCTGGACAGGGCGCCAGAGTTGCACGCTATCAACACTTGGTATCGAAACTAAGCACCGAAGACGACCCGTCTGCACATGGAGTCAAAGTGGACTGGCTtaccgacgacgacgataATCTGGAACTGCAGAGTAACACCGCTGCCAGTATTAAAACcattgatgaagatgccGTCGGTCCGCTTGTTGGCACCTTTGCAGATGCGGCAGCAGCCATGAATTAA
- a CDS encoding MFS hexose transporter (similar to Neosartorya fischeri NRRL 181 XP_001258822.1), translating into MVGLAAAAPKQLVQSQIQENIDHARADAPHFEKVTWYREPHLRKLYTLSIFLLVASATTGYDGMMVNTSQQMDKWKEYFPESKDDNKLGILINMFNIGSIIAYFISPYMADNLGRKPTIMVGCVIMIIGSCISAFCNGYGMYIGGRFILGFGNSLAQICSPMLLTEICHPQHRGPLTTVYNCLWNLGSLIVSVVGWGTASITNDWSWRSITFIQAVPSILQLVGIWWIPESPRFLVNKDKSEQALEILAKHHGGGDANNATVQFQYREIKETIQADRNSKKASSYMDFLRTKGNRWRLAIIISLGIISQYSGNALFSNYIDIIYEGAGIKEQNKKLALTAGKTILDLIISISAAFTVDKIGRRPLFLTAITGMVVSFICWTIVGAVYENSGVPTPPTADAPAGGTKYTNASAGYAQIVFVWFFGIFYDIGFSGLLVAYTLEILPFHLRAKGMTIMNITVQAVLAVGNQTNKLAWNNLPHHWNFMLFYTLWDFCELLFVFFFYVETKGPTLEEIARIFDGDNAVVHIDFEQLEKETQIAAMHEEEVREKAA; encoded by the exons ATGGTTGGcctcgccgccgctgctCCCAAGCAGCTCGTTCAGTCTCAGATCCAGGAGAACATCGACCATGCGCGTGCCGATGCGCCTCACTTCGAAAAGGTCACCTGGTACAGGGAGCCGCATCTGCGTAAGCTCTACACCCTGAGCATCTTCCTGCTCGTGGCGTCTGCTACAACCGGCTACGATGGCATGATGGTGAATACCTCGCAGCAGATGGATAAGTGGAAGGAGTACTTCCCCGAGTCCAAGGATGACAACAAGTTGGGTATTTTGATCAACATGTTCAACATTGGTTCCATTATCGCCTACTTTATCTCGCCTTACATGGCGGATAACTTGGGGAGAAAGCCAACTATTATGGTTGGGTGTGTCATCATGATTATTGGTTCTTGCATTTCGGCCTTTTGCAATGGATACGGAA TGTACATTGGCGGTCGATTCATTCTCGGTTTCGGCAACTCCTTGGCCCAGATTTGCTCGCCTATGCTCTTGACCGAAATCTGCCACCCGCAGCATCGTGGACCGTTGACCACCGTGTACAACTGTCTGTGGAACTTGGGGTCTCTGA TCGTTTCCGTTGTCGGCTGGGGCACTGCTTCCATCACAAACGACTGGTCTTGGCGATCCATCACTTTCATCCAAGCCGTTCCCTCCATCCTCCAACTGGTTGGTATTTGGTGGATCCCCGAGTCTCCTCGTTTCCTCGtaaacaaggacaagtcgGAGCAGGCCCTTGAGATTCTCGCCAAGCATCACGGCGGtggcgatgccaacaacGCAACTGTTCAGTTCCAGTATCGTGAAATCAAGGAAACCATTCAGGCCGATCGCAACTCCAAGAAGGCCTCCAGCTACATGGACTTCTTGAGGACCAAGGGCAACCGTTGGAGATTGGCTATTATTATCTCCCTCGGTATTATTTCGCAGTACTCTGGCAATGCTTTATTCTCTAActacatcgacatcatctaCGAGGGTGCTGGTATCAAGGAGCAGAACAAGAAACTTGCT CTGACCGCCGGCAAAACCATTCTCGatctcatcatctccatcagcgCCGCCTTCACCGTCGACAAAATCGGTCGTCGCCCACTCTTCCTCACAGCCATTACCGGTATGGTCGtctccttcatctgctgGACTATCGTTGGTGCCGTCTACGAGAACTCGGGTGTCCCAACCCCCCCAACTGCCGACGCCCCCGCCGGCGGAACCAAATACACCAACGCATCCGCTGGTTATGCCCAGATCGTCTTTGTCTGGTTCTTCGGCATCTTCTACGACATTGGTTTCTCCGGCCTCCTTGTCGCCTACACGCTTGAGATTCTGCCCTTCCATCTCCGAGCCAAGGGTATGACCATCATGAACATTACCGTGCAGgctgttcttgctgttggAAA CCAAACCAACAAGCTTGCTTGGAACAACCTCCCCCACCACTGGAACTTTATGCTCTTCTACACCCTCTGGGACTTTTGTGAgctcctcttcgtcttcttcttctacGTGGAGACAAAGGGCCCGACTCTGGAAGAGATTGCTCGTATTTTCGATGGCGACAATGCGGTTGTGCATATTGACTTTgagcagctggagaaggagacgCAAATTGCTGCTatgcatgaagaagaggtccGCGAGAAGGCAGCATGA
- a CDS encoding GDP-mannose pyrophosphorylase A (similar to Neosartorya fischeri NRRL 181 XP_001257880.1) — translation MSLQVPLTHRSKDQGTTKAVILVGGPSRGTRFRPLSLDLPKPLFEVAGHPIIWHCLSSIARVPNNQIQEVYIIGYYDESVFRDFIKDSAKEFPSIAIRYLREYQALGTAGGLYHFRDAILKGRPERLFVLNADVCCSFPLTEMLKLYGEKDAEAVILGTRVSDDAATNFGCIVSDSHTRRVLHYVEKPESHISNLINCGVYLFSTEAIFPSIKSAIKRRLDRPARLVSYPSSDNLESYQFPPGADDDDDESSRKNEVIRLEQDILSDMADSKQFFVYETQDFWRQIKTAGSAVPANALYLQQAWQSGSDELAQPSANIVPPVFIHPSAQVHPTAKLGPNVSIGPRVVVGAGARIKESVVLEDSEVKHDACILYSIIGWGSRVGAWARVEGTPAPADSHSTSIIKNGVKVQSITILGKDCGVGDEVRIQNCICLPYKELKRDVANEVIM, via the exons ATGTCACTCCAAGTTCCTTTGACGCATCGATCCAAGGATCAGGGCACGACCAAGGCCGTTATTCTG GTCGGAGGTCCGTCTCGAGGAACTCGTTTCCGGCCCCTATCTCTCGACCTCCCCAAACCGCTCTTCGAAGTCGCCGGCCACCCCATCATCTGGCACTGCCTCTCCTCCATAGCCCGCGTTCCCAACaaccaaatccaagaagTCTACATAATCGGCTACTACGACGAATCCGTCTTCCGCGACTTCATCAAAGACTCCGCCAAGGAATTCCCCTCCATCGCGATCCGCTACCTACGCGAGTACCAGGCGCTCGGCACAGCCGGCGGCTTATACCATTTCCGCGATGCCATCCTCAAGGGCAGACCAGAGCGACTATTCGTCCTCAACGCCGACGTGTGCTGCTCATTCCCCCTCACCGAAATGCTCAAGCTCTACGGCGAAAAGGACGCCGAGGCCGTCATTCTGGGGACACGCGTGAGCGacgatgccgccacaaactTTGGTTGCATTGTATCCGACTCCCACACCCGCCGTGTGCTACACTACGTCGAGAAGCCAGAGTCACATATCAGCAATTTGATCAACTGCGGCGTGTATCTCTTCTCCACCGAGGCAATTTTCCCATCCATCAAGTCAGCGATTAAGCGTCGCCTCGACCGCCCAGCCCGCCTCGTGTCATACCCATCCTCCGATAACCTCGAATCATACCAGTTCCCCCCTGgtgccgacgacgacgacgacgaatccAGCCGTAAAAATGAAGTGATTCGCCTGGAGCAAGATATCCTCAGTGACATGGCCGACAGCAAGCAGTTCTTCGTGTATGAAACCCAGGACTTCTGGCGCCAAATCAAGACGGCAGGCTCTGCGGTCCCTGCCAACGCGCTATACCTCCAACAAGCGTGGCAATCTGGCAGCGACGAACTCGCCCAACCTAGCGCCAACATCGTACCACCCGTCTTCATTCACCCCTCTGCACAAGTCCACCCTACAGCCAAGCTCGGTCCAAACGTGAGCATTGGGCCCCGCGTGGTTGTCGGTGCTGGAGCTCGTATCAAGGAGAGTGTCGTGTTGGAAGACTCTGAAGTCAAGCACGACGCCTGCATCCTATACTCGATTATCGGCTGGGGAAGCAGAGTAGGTGCCTGGGCACGAGTTGAAGGCACACCAGCGCCTGCAGACAGCCACTCAACGAGCATTATCAAGAACGGCGTCAAAGTGCAGAGTATTACCATATTGGGTAAGGATTGTGGcgttggcgatgaagtccGGATACAGAACTGCATTTGTCTTCCGTACAAGGAGTTGAAGAGG GATGTTGCGAATGAAGTCATCATGTAA
- a CDS encoding dynamin family protein (similar to Cordyceps militaris CM01 XP_006666936.1), producing the protein MATATVRRHRRGNGSRPIKRDPDSSLTEPFEQEGHDEQDAPSTFNYDVISTLNNTSRISRQERSDAPPPSERSAETGPLFREVRSRPVVNDVPVGSPISNHDDSFFHTSFQDIGKKLKACNDTLGELQQLGVSHDVQLPELVLVGDQSAGKSSLMSGLANLDLPRSEGTCTRCPLHIRVSRNSDWSCRVWLRKEYSFEPPADRPIAESDVTDADPFYPWRKQAVTAVHEFKTMQDKSQIEDVLRWAQIAILNDDKPHGLFIPGSGGIAINTPIEEAAAGTVAKFSPNVVALEIKGPDLPDLSFYDMPGIFQNPADAKDDYLVNVVRNLSRAYIQHPSAIIICSMPMNSDAENSSTFGLTRRLGATLRTIGVLTKADLLPEAGNHDQWLSIMKGRTHHTGLGYFITSRPQGKDLDDLKKWEELIFESRSIGNWPSGFHEFSDRCGVEKLKSFLSERLGEEFVKSLPNIKHKVKSHLDKIKKALATLPELPENVELEIQTGLMTFADSARFKLDDFMRHFNTLPRNFRNCLLDTKPKFTLKDQSDFPVYEISDDELDTASIATATATTTPTTKRRTAPANITPSKRPRLDNHLNGASSNGHIKPEEQNGLALRESSAIPSRLPPPQAKKVLFPEPFAEFTTIGRGFRTLRQVREEIEAKIRSGMPDRTSDEVYIDLVIESVRPWKKPMDAFIKQAMRDLQTDLESTLNKALEGLKKRFIYQEAKRHLRKFLEEHRRQTEHDLVLLYNDETQRLLTFNETAFKQYRDEEHMELTRFRHYMRLKAVGPDPGKYVPGDQLTEDKRVQDTKKRDAEMLRLGPDQFAREIEVVAYVRGYYRLAALRFADTVSQRIICRMIPAIRRELPYYLSEKLGIRGPCAASVYERLMEEDEATAAKRETLKVEKEKFEKALASIEQLETGAATAASMSSMASVSMTQSSTQRIESVMDLDGGVEEDEV; encoded by the exons atggccactgCAACTGTGCGACGACATCGTCGAGGGAATGGTAGTCGGCCTATTAAGCGCGATCCAGATTCCTCACTGACGGAGCCTTTTGAGCAAGAGGGACATGATGAACAAGATGCACCTTCGACTTTCAACTACGATGTGATATCGACACTGAATAACACTAGTCGCATCTCACGCCAGGAGAGATCCGATGCCC CACCGCCTAGTGAGCGTAGCGCGGAGACTGGCCCTTTATTTCGAGAAGTTAGAAGTCGTCCCGTTGTAAATGACGTCCCCGTTGGAAGTCCCATCAGCAATCACGATGACAGCTTTTTCCATACATCGTTCCAAGACATcggcaagaagctcaaggcttgCAATGACACACTGGGCGAGCTGCAACAGCTAGGAGTGTCTCATGACGTGCAATTGCCGGAACTGGTCCTTGTTGGCGACCAATCTGCCGGCAAATCAAGCCTTATGTCTGGGCTGGCAAATCTAGATCTCCCTCGAAGTGAAGGGACTTGCACACGATGTCCACTGCATATCCGCGTTTCGCGAAACAGCGACTGGTCTTGCCGTGTTTGGCTCCGGAAAGAGTATTCCTTTGAGCCACCTGCTGACCGACCTATTGCCGAATCCGATGTGACAGATGCAGACCCCTTCTATCCTTGGAGAAAGCAAGCTGTCACAGCGGTACACGAGTTCAAAACTATGCAGGATAAGAGCCAAATCGAAGATGTTTTACGATGGGCCCAAATTGCTATTCTGAACGACGATAAGCCTCACGGCTTATTTATTCCAGGCTCTGGAGGAATTGCGATCAACACGCCGATTGAAGAAGCGGCCGCGGGGACTGTTGCCAAATTCTCCCCGAACGTCGTGGCTTTAGAGATCAAAGGGCCTGATCTACCTGATTTGTCCTTTTACGACATGCCGGGTATTTTTCAGAACCCAGCAGATGCCAAAGACGACTACTTGGTTAATGTGGTGCGCAATTTGTCTAGGGCGTATATTCAGCACCCGTCCGCCATTATCATTTGCTCCATGCCAATGAATAGCGATGCTGAAAACTCATCTACTTTTGGCCTTACTCGGCGCCTTGGGGCAACGTTGCGTACCATTGGTGTACTCACCAAGGCAGATTTGCTTCCAGAGGCTGGAAACCACGACCAGTGGCTCTCTATCATGAAGGGCCGTACGCACCACACAGGTCTGGGTTACTTTATCACCTCCCGCCCTCAAGGCAAAGACCTTGATGATCTAAAAAAGTGGGAGGAACTCATTTTTGAATCCCGCTCAATTGGGAATTGGCCCTCAGGCTTTCACGAATTCTCTGATcgatgtggtgttgagaagcTGAAGTCGTTTCTCTCTGAGCGACTGGGTGAAGAATTTGTCAAAAG CCTCCCAAACATCAAGCACAAAGTCAAAAGCCATTTagacaagatcaagaaaGCGCTGGCGACTCTGCCCGAGCTGCCAGAGAATGTAGAGCTCGAGATTCAGACTGGGCTCATGACATTTGCAGACTCAGCACGGTTCAAGTTGGACGATTTTATGAGACACTTCAACACTTTGCCACGCAACTTCCGCAATTGCCTCCTTGACACCAAGCCCAAGTTTACACTGAAGGACCAATCTGACTTTCCCGTCTACGAAATTTCAGACGATGAATTGGACACAGCGTCTATTGCTACAGCGACAGCGACTACTACTCCAACAACAAAGAGGCGCACCGCCCCTGCAAACATAACCCCATCCAAACGTCCTCGACTGGACAACCATTTGAATGGAGCCTCATCTAACGGCCATATAAAGCCTGAGGAGCAGAACGGGCTTGCTCTTCGTGAGAGCAGTGCTATTCCTTCGCGGCTCCCTCCTCCACAAGCCAAAAAGGTTCTGTTTCCCGAACCTTTTGCAGAGTTTACCACTATCGGTCGCGGCTTCCGAACTCTTCGACAAGTAcgagaagaaattgaagcaaAGATAAGGTCTGGGATGCCTGACCGTACTTCGGACGAAGTATACATCGATTTAGTAATCGAGTCAGTCCGGCCATGGAAAAAGCCCATGGATGCGTTCATCAAACAAGCCATGCGTGATCTCCAGACTGACTTAGAATCTACCCTCAATAAGGCCTTGGAAGGTCTCAAAAAGAGGTTTATCTACCAAGAAGCGAAAAGGCACTTGCGAAAGTTCCTTGAGGAACATCGCAGACAAACGGAGCATGACCTTGTTCTGCTCTACAACGACGAAACTCAACGTCTGCTTACTTTTAACGAGACTGCATTTAAGCAGTACAGGGATGAAGAACATATGGAGCTCACCCGGTTTCGACATTACATGCGGCTTAAGGCAGTCGGCCCTGATCCTGGTAAATATGTCCCCGGTGACCAACTTACCGAAGACAAACGAGTGCAAGATACCAAAAAACGAGATGCCGAGATGCTCAGACTTGGCCCGGATCAGTTCGCGCGGGAGATCGAGGTAGTGGCGTACGTTAGGGGGTATTACCGTCTCGCGGCCCTGCGCTTCGCCGATACCGTATCTCAGCGCATTATCTGTCGCATGATTCCCGCTATCCGGCGTGAACTGCCTTATTATTTGTCAGAAAAGCTCGGCATTCGTGGTCCTTGTGCAGCTAGTGTTTATGAGAGACTTatggaagaagacgaggccACTGCAGCCAAAAGAGAGACGCTTAAAGTGGAAAAAGAGAAGTTTGAAAAAGCGTTGGCTAGCATCGAGCAGCTAGAAACTGGTGCCGCCACCGCGGCAAGCATGTCTAGCATGGCAAGCGTCAGCATGACCCAGTCGTCGACGCAGAGAATTGAGAGCGTGATGGATTTagatggtggtgttgaagaggacgaagTGTAG